In a single window of the Pirellulales bacterium genome:
- the carA gene encoding glutamine-hydrolyzing carbamoyl-phosphate synthase small subunit, with amino-acid sequence MTQPAKLALEDGTVWTGTAFGAAGEVDGEVCFNTSMTGYQEILTDPSYRGQIVTMTYPEIGNYGINAEDVESGRPHLAGFVVRQWTRRASNFRSTGELDEYLAHWGVVGLAGIDTRALVRHIRNRGAMRGLLSSADLDDERLIAKAKASPGLVGRDLVREVIPSQPRDWQQQLSPWSRPIGDRRGGILGAAGDPVNSAPSQSAELQSQTQQPSAPHIVALDYGLKWNIARHLAEMGWRVTILPGTATADEILARQPDGVFLSNGPGDPEPLTYAVDAIRGILGRTPVFGICLGHQLLSLACGAKTFKLKFGHRGANQPVMNIATGRVEITSQNHGFAVAEEDLPPELEVTHRNLNDHTIEGVRHRGLPAFSVQYHPEASAGPHDSSYLFQKFRELLGIGV; translated from the coding sequence ATGACCCAACCAGCAAAGCTTGCCCTTGAAGACGGAACGGTCTGGACCGGCACTGCATTCGGCGCCGCCGGAGAAGTCGACGGCGAAGTTTGCTTCAACACCTCAATGACCGGCTATCAGGAAATCCTCACCGATCCAAGCTACCGCGGCCAGATCGTCACGATGACGTATCCGGAAATCGGCAACTACGGCATCAACGCCGAGGATGTCGAGAGCGGGCGGCCCCATCTGGCCGGCTTTGTCGTGCGGCAATGGACGCGGCGCGCCAGCAATTTCCGTTCGACCGGCGAACTCGACGAATATCTGGCCCATTGGGGCGTCGTGGGCCTTGCGGGGATCGACACACGTGCCTTGGTGCGGCACATCCGCAATCGCGGCGCGATGCGTGGCTTGCTTTCCTCCGCCGATCTCGACGACGAGCGGTTGATCGCCAAGGCAAAGGCGAGCCCTGGCCTCGTGGGTCGAGATTTGGTGCGCGAAGTGATCCCCAGCCAGCCGCGAGATTGGCAGCAGCAGTTGAGCCCTTGGTCGCGGCCGATCGGCGATCGCCGCGGTGGAATCCTCGGTGCGGCCGGAGATCCGGTAAACTCGGCACCGTCGCAATCTGCGGAACTGCAATCACAAACACAGCAGCCGTCGGCTCCGCACATCGTCGCGCTCGACTATGGCCTGAAGTGGAACATCGCCCGGCATTTGGCCGAGATGGGTTGGCGAGTGACGATTTTGCCGGGCACGGCGACCGCGGATGAGATTTTGGCTCGCCAGCCCGACGGCGTGTTTCTTTCCAATGGTCCGGGTGATCCCGAACCGCTTACGTATGCCGTCGACGCCATCCGCGGAATCTTGGGCCGCACGCCCGTGTTCGGGATTTGCCTTGGGCATCAATTGCTTTCGCTGGCCTGCGGGGCAAAAACATTTAAGCTAAAGTTTGGCCATCGGGGGGCCAATCAACCGGTGATGAACATCGCAACCGGCCGGGTTGAAATCACCTCGCAAAACCACGGATTTGCGGTCGCCGAAGAAGATCTGCCGCCTGAGTTGGAAGTGACCCATCGCAACTTGAACGATCACACGATCGAAGGCGTGCGGCATCGCGGGCTGCCGGCATTCAGCGTGCAATACCATCCGGAAGCCTCGGCCGGGCCGCACGACAGCAGCTATCTTTTTCAAAAATTTCGCGAATTGCTCGGCATCGGCGTATAG
- a CDS encoding serine/threonine-protein kinase, with amino-acid sequence MPAPLEQFVKQIADSGVVAPGKLENFVPPEAQPKDAQELARQLVQSRYLTRFQAQEILLGRAKSLILGNYTILDKIGAGGMGQVFKAQHRRMERVVAIKMLPATITTDAAAVARFQREAKAAAKLEHPNVVAAYDADEANGLHFLVMQFVEGSDLAALVKKSGPVLIDRALDYILQAARGLDYAHKHGVVHRDINPSNLLLDSEGTGRPVTAGPSSSPANSGKNTTPGNSNRPANLGRCPRLTDCARFAGMAWIAREAGIIRQPGAIAPGHAAPIGSKTPTG; translated from the coding sequence ATGCCGGCGCCCCTCGAACAATTCGTCAAGCAGATCGCCGACTCGGGCGTCGTCGCGCCGGGCAAGTTGGAAAATTTCGTCCCGCCCGAGGCCCAGCCCAAAGACGCGCAGGAACTCGCACGGCAGCTTGTCCAAAGCCGGTATCTCACCAGGTTCCAAGCCCAGGAAATCCTTTTGGGCCGAGCAAAGTCGCTGATTCTGGGCAACTACACGATCCTCGACAAAATCGGCGCGGGCGGCATGGGGCAGGTGTTCAAAGCCCAGCATCGCCGGATGGAGCGCGTCGTCGCCATCAAGATGTTGCCTGCCACCATAACGACGGATGCGGCAGCAGTGGCGCGCTTTCAACGCGAAGCTAAGGCGGCCGCCAAACTCGAACATCCGAACGTCGTTGCCGCCTACGATGCCGACGAGGCCAACGGCCTTCACTTCCTCGTCATGCAATTTGTCGAGGGCAGCGATCTTGCGGCGCTTGTAAAGAAAAGCGGTCCGGTCCTAATCGACAGGGCCCTCGACTATATCCTGCAAGCGGCTCGCGGACTGGACTACGCCCACAAACACGGCGTGGTGCATCGCGACATCAATCCCTCCAACCTTTTGCTCGATTCGGAAGGCACCGGGCGGCCCGTAACAGCAGGGCCATCCTCGTCCCCGGCGAATTCTGGAAAAAATACGACGCCGGGGAATTCAAATAGGCCGGCAAACCTGGGGCGTTGCCCCAGGCTAACCGATTGCGCCCGCTTCGCGGGCATGGCCTGGATCGCCCGCGAAGCGGGCATAATAAGACAGCCTGGGGCGATCGCCCCAGGACACGCCGCCCCAATTGGCTCCAAAACGCCAACGGGGTGA
- a CDS encoding class I SAM-dependent methyltransferase encodes MLSAQFQLHAEIEQRHWWFVARRRILQALVGKLIPPSPLSASPATVIDVGCGTGANLAALAEDYRCVGIDTSADAIRLARQRFPNTHFIQGRAPDDLGHLIDDAGVLLMMDVLEHVGDDFSLFSSVAAALPPGAFFLITVPADLRLWTGHDESFGHYRRYDARRLAKVWEGLPIEPILLSHFNSRLYPLIRGVRAMNRWRGPDRVAGKSGTDFAIPIAPVNRMLENIFAGEARAMCRAIATGRSAYRHGVSLMAILRRKPGQIDIREKPDSLAPDYFDPAARALSATA; translated from the coding sequence ATGCTCTCCGCTCAATTCCAACTCCACGCCGAAATCGAACAGCGACATTGGTGGTTCGTCGCCCGGCGGCGGATTCTGCAGGCGCTGGTCGGCAAACTCATCCCGCCATCTCCGCTGTCCGCTTCGCCGGCCACGGTCATTGATGTCGGCTGCGGCACGGGAGCCAATCTGGCGGCGCTCGCGGAGGATTATCGCTGCGTTGGCATCGACACGTCCGCCGATGCAATCCGCCTTGCGCGGCAGCGGTTTCCCAACACACATTTCATCCAAGGCCGGGCTCCCGACGATTTGGGCCACCTCATCGACGACGCCGGAGTGCTGCTGATGATGGACGTGCTCGAGCACGTGGGCGACGACTTCTCGCTGTTTTCGAGCGTGGCCGCGGCATTGCCGCCGGGAGCGTTTTTCCTGATCACCGTGCCCGCCGATCTGCGGCTATGGACCGGCCACGACGAAAGCTTCGGCCACTATCGCCGCTACGACGCTCGACGGTTGGCCAAAGTTTGGGAAGGTTTGCCGATCGAGCCGATTCTGCTCTCGCATTTCAACAGCCGACTCTATCCGTTGATTCGCGGCGTTCGGGCAATGAACCGTTGGCGAGGGCCGGATCGAGTCGCCGGCAAGTCGGGAACCGATTTCGCAATTCCGATCGCGCCGGTCAATCGGATGCTCGAAAATATCTTTGCCGGCGAGGCCCGGGCAATGTGCCGGGCGATTGCAACCGGCCGCTCAGCCTATCGCCACGGTGTAAGCCTGATGGCCATCTTGCGGCGAAAGCCGGGCCAGATCGACATCCGCGAAAAACCGGATTCGCTCGCCCCCGACTATTTCGACCCCGCCGCCCGGGCCCTATCTGCAACGGCTTAA
- a CDS encoding aminotransferase class I/II-fold pyridoxal phosphate-dependent enzyme: protein MRPIAMNDQFCTDEPADDGKPFQIEVAERIKRLPGYLFARINKLTYEKRRAGDDVIDMSMGNPTDPPSQTVIEKLCEAARDPKNHGYSPALGITNLRREAAAKYLKKYGVRLDPESEVIATLGSKEGFSHMCLALLGPGDMAIVPAPAYPAHMYAVALASAGAISLEVADNEKLLSNIAYTCQHLHPRPKIVILNYPHNPSTVTVDPEFYVEVVKLARRYGFMVISDLAYADVTYDGYQVPSILATPGAKRLAVEFTTMSKGYNMAGWRVGFCAGNAEMIRALSTIKAYYDYGMFRPIQIAAILALRHGDADVEAQSAEYQRRRDVLVDGLRRIGWEVNPPRASMFLWVKIPAPWYGKLNSLEFATKLLEEGSVAVSPGSGFGPAGEGFLRMALIENENRLRQAVRQIARCLGQGARDQGSGARDDAAGPPAGVHS, encoded by the coding sequence ATGCGGCCGATTGCCATGAACGATCAGTTTTGCACCGACGAACCGGCCGACGACGGAAAGCCGTTTCAAATCGAAGTCGCCGAACGCATCAAGCGGCTCCCCGGCTATCTGTTCGCGCGCATCAATAAGCTCACCTACGAAAAACGGCGGGCCGGCGACGACGTGATCGACATGAGCATGGGCAATCCGACCGATCCGCCCTCGCAAACCGTGATTGAAAAGCTCTGCGAAGCCGCCCGCGACCCCAAGAATCATGGCTACAGCCCGGCGCTGGGGATCACCAACTTGCGTCGCGAAGCGGCGGCAAAGTATCTCAAGAAATACGGCGTGCGGCTCGATCCCGAAAGCGAAGTGATCGCTACGCTCGGCTCGAAAGAGGGCTTTAGCCACATGTGCCTCGCGCTGTTGGGGCCGGGCGATATGGCGATCGTTCCCGCGCCGGCCTATCCGGCCCATATGTATGCCGTCGCCTTAGCATCGGCCGGTGCGATTTCGCTCGAAGTGGCCGACAACGAAAAGCTGCTTTCGAACATCGCCTACACTTGTCAGCATCTGCATCCCCGCCCGAAGATCGTGATCCTGAACTATCCGCATAATCCTTCGACCGTCACGGTGGATCCGGAGTTCTACGTCGAGGTGGTAAAGCTCGCCCGCCGCTATGGATTCATGGTCATCAGCGATTTGGCCTATGCCGACGTGACGTACGACGGTTATCAGGTACCGAGCATCTTGGCCACTCCGGGAGCTAAAAGGCTGGCAGTCGAATTCACGACGATGAGCAAGGGCTATAACATGGCCGGCTGGCGCGTCGGGTTTTGCGCTGGGAATGCCGAGATGATCCGCGCCCTGAGCACGATCAAGGCTTACTACGACTACGGCATGTTCCGGCCGATTCAGATTGCCGCGATTCTGGCCCTGCGGCACGGCGATGCCGATGTCGAGGCTCAATCGGCCGAATATCAGCGCCGTCGCGACGTGCTGGTCGACGGATTGCGGCGGATCGGCTGGGAGGTGAATCCGCCGCGGGCGAGCATGTTTTTGTGGGTCAAGATTCCGGCTCCTTGGTATGGAAAGCTGAATTCGCTTGAATTCGCGACCAAGCTGTTGGAGGAGGGGAGCGTGGCGGTGAGCCCCGGCAGCGGCTTCGGCCCGGCCGGCGAGGGCTTTTTGCGAATGGCCCTGATTGAAAACGAAAACCGCTTGCGGCAAGCCGTGCGGCAAATCGCCCGCTGCCTGGGGCAAGGGGCCAGGGATCAGGGGTCAGGGGCCAGGGACGACGCGGCCGGACCGCCGGCCGGCGTCCATTCATAA